In Kaistella faecalis, a genomic segment contains:
- a CDS encoding aminotransferase class I/II-fold pyridoxal phosphate-dependent enzyme — protein MTDIFDRLRQNPGPLGQFADYAEGYFVFPKLEGPIGPRMRFQGREVVFWSANDYLGLCNHPEVLEADAKAAAEFGMFYPMGARAMSGETAQHQQLEKELAEFVGKESAYLLNFGYQGMVSTIDALVGRHDVIVYDADSHACIVDGVRLHMGKSFTYKHNDIASLEKNLARATKVAEEQGGGILVITEGVFGMRGMQGKIKEICALKSKFNFRLLVDDAHGFGTLGKTGAGAGEEQGCQDQIDVYFSTFAKSMAGFGAFIAGDADIIRILKYNLRSQVFAKSLTMPMVIGGLKRLDLLRSRPEIKAKLWENVNRLQNGLIERGFNIGGTDTCVTPVMMQGSTVEATLLVKDLRENYGIFTSVVIYPVIPKGMILLRLIPTASHTDAEINETLDAFDAIHDKLTSGFYKEQEQKLLEEKGLSFKST, from the coding sequence ATGACAGATATTTTTGATCGGTTACGCCAGAATCCAGGACCACTCGGGCAGTTTGCAGATTATGCAGAAGGATATTTCGTTTTCCCTAAACTTGAAGGACCTATCGGCCCCCGAATGAGATTTCAGGGCAGAGAAGTTGTTTTCTGGAGTGCTAACGATTATTTAGGGTTGTGTAATCATCCCGAAGTTTTAGAGGCTGATGCAAAAGCAGCTGCTGAATTCGGAATGTTCTACCCTATGGGCGCAAGAGCGATGTCCGGTGAAACTGCTCAACACCAGCAATTGGAGAAGGAATTGGCAGAATTTGTTGGTAAAGAATCAGCTTATCTTTTGAATTTCGGTTATCAGGGAATGGTTTCTACCATCGACGCTTTGGTAGGCCGTCATGACGTCATTGTGTACGATGCAGATTCGCATGCGTGTATCGTGGATGGAGTCCGCCTTCATATGGGTAAAAGTTTCACGTACAAACATAACGATATTGCGAGTTTAGAAAAGAACCTTGCAAGAGCTACCAAAGTTGCTGAAGAGCAAGGCGGCGGTATTCTTGTGATTACTGAAGGTGTTTTCGGGATGCGCGGAATGCAGGGGAAAATTAAAGAAATCTGTGCCCTAAAATCGAAGTTCAATTTCAGACTTTTGGTCGATGATGCTCATGGTTTTGGAACATTAGGGAAAACCGGTGCCGGCGCTGGTGAAGAACAGGGTTGCCAGGATCAGATCGATGTTTACTTTTCAACCTTCGCGAAATCAATGGCCGGCTTTGGTGCATTTATCGCAGGTGATGCAGATATCATCAGAATTTTAAAATACAATTTGCGTTCTCAGGTTTTCGCAAAATCTTTAACAATGCCAATGGTAATCGGAGGTTTGAAAAGATTGGATTTGCTTCGATCAAGACCGGAAATCAAAGCAAAACTTTGGGAAAACGTAAATAGGCTCCAGAATGGGTTGATAGAAAGAGGATTCAATATTGGCGGTACAGATACCTGTGTAACTCCTGTAATGATGCAGGGTTCTACTGTTGAAGCTACTTTACTGGTAAAAGATCTGAGAGAAAATTACGGTATATTTACTTCAGTTGTAATCTATCCGGTAATACCGAAAGGGATGATCTTATTGCGATTAATTCCTACTGCATCTCATACGGACGCAGAAATTAATGAAACCCTGGATGCATTTGATGCCATTCACGATAAACTTACCTCAGGTTTCTACAAGGAGCAGGAGCAGAAATTACTTGAAGAAAAAGGTTTATCCTTTAAATCAACATAG
- a CDS encoding PLP-dependent cysteine synthase family protein, protein MTNVHDNILGLIGNTPLVKLNTVTKDIPATVYAKLESYNPGHSTKDRIAVHIIEAAERKGLIKPGSTIVETTSGNTGFSIAMVCIIKGYKCILAVSNKTKKEKIAYLKALGATVYICPANVAADDPRSYYEVAKRIASETPDSIYINQYFNELNIDAHYQTTGPEIWEQTEGKITHLIACTGTGGTLSGSAKFLKEKNPNIKVIGVDASGSILKGFHETGKINEDEIHPYQIEGMGKNLIPAALLFDKVDEFVRVNDEMSAYRTREIALKEAIMGGYTTGAVTQGLIQYAGSHEFSADDVVVAIYPDHGSRYITKVYSDKWMEEQGFINNCVHNYDEVFKTEIIK, encoded by the coding sequence ATGACTAATGTTCACGATAATATTCTTGGCTTAATTGGCAACACCCCTTTGGTAAAACTCAATACAGTTACCAAAGATATTCCTGCAACAGTTTATGCTAAACTAGAGTCTTATAATCCCGGCCATTCTACCAAGGACAGAATTGCAGTTCACATCATCGAAGCTGCCGAAAGAAAAGGCCTTATAAAACCTGGCTCAACCATTGTAGAAACTACATCCGGCAACACAGGATTTTCTATTGCAATGGTTTGTATCATTAAAGGTTACAAATGTATTCTTGCTGTAAGCAACAAAACGAAGAAGGAAAAAATCGCTTATCTGAAAGCTTTGGGCGCTACTGTTTATATCTGCCCAGCTAATGTAGCCGCTGATGATCCGAGATCATATTATGAAGTTGCGAAGAGAATCGCTTCAGAAACTCCGGATTCTATCTATATCAATCAATATTTTAACGAACTGAATATTGATGCACATTATCAAACCACAGGACCTGAAATCTGGGAACAGACAGAAGGGAAAATTACGCATCTTATTGCATGTACAGGAACCGGCGGAACGTTATCAGGTTCGGCTAAATTTCTAAAAGAAAAAAATCCTAATATTAAAGTTATAGGTGTTGACGCGTCCGGCTCTATCCTGAAAGGTTTCCATGAAACAGGAAAAATCAATGAAGACGAAATTCACCCTTACCAAATTGAAGGAATGGGCAAAAATTTAATTCCTGCAGCATTATTATTCGACAAAGTAGATGAATTCGTACGCGTAAATGACGAAATGTCCGCTTACCGAACCCGCGAAATTGCTCTGAAAGAAGCCATTATGGGAGGTTATACCACAGGCGCTGTTACGCAGGGTCTTATACAGTACGCCGGCTCCCATGAATTTTCAGCGGATGATGTTGTGGTAGCTATTTACCCCGATCACGGTTCCCGATATATCACTAAGGTTTACAGTGATAAATGGATGGAGGAACAGGGATTCATCAACAATTGTGTTCACAATTACGACGAAGTTTTCAAAACTGAAATAATCAAGTAA
- a CDS encoding glycosyltransferase family 117 protein, with the protein MKNWSFKQWNTILGWVIFAIAFITYLSTIEHNFSFWDTGEYIASATKLEVTHAPGAALFQLVGAVAAMFAFGNGENYSIVINAMSALFSAFTILFLFWIITHLVRRLLNKDFDEITKHQEISILFAGAIGAFCFTFSDTFWFSAVEGEVYSMATLFIALLLWLITKWENEYHDSDNERWIILIFFVTGLSVGVHMMGMLAIPAVCLIYYARNYTFTWKSFLWANVFTLVILGIVFKGIFPLIMTLFGKMEIFAVNGIGLPFHSGTIIAFILLIAFCYFAINYAKKSRKSIYQTVALSVVYMMIGFSCWMVIPIRAIANPPMNLNNPDNAIGMLDYYNREQYGDWPTSYGQNYTAYLDANGIQKNDDGSYKTEKTGDVYEKDEPTGTYRKVGERYNYIYSKDHVGFMPRMFNEDQAVMANYISMYGAPDFSFNYANEDVADSPEAKQIFEELRQKYEEGSIKVEDYLKVKPYNLINVQKPSLSQNLDYFFTFQNGYYFVRYLMWNFVGRQNDLEGHMENNRGNWISGIPFVDNAMWGDQSKMPAKFKNESTVAFFFLPLLLGLIGFFFQLNRDFGRFYAILSLFVITSVGIIFYTGVKPFEVRERDYAMVASFFAFSVWIGLGAAAILWFIQEKVKSNAVNVVAGIVLMGIPFMMGFQNYNVHDRSGRSAAYDYAYSTLKSLPKNDILFVYGDNDTYPIWGMQETSGMRDDVKVVNFTLLSTPWNIDQVKRRTYNSMPVPSVLNHEDYRDGTNDQVYLMSPEDWKNVFANLKDQGAPETAFAGFRKFMTQDSMTMKEAVDFIKVKSEDKDEILKMLFGEAKYEKFNFLPVSKFILPVNKANAVKSGTIEAKDAALAVDKITIEYKSNSMFKNNLILLDILANFDWNRPINFSTGGIYDPENIFYLGNYLQFDGFSYRLVPINTPEREDGEMGRVDANSLYNIVKNYRWGNFKDLSVHFDETCTQNIVSYRSSASRAAEALALSGQKNKALEMLDMASREIPVEKYNDPRSLSSMVYGYIVSGQEQKGLKLAEELKKGIFEEYDYYSSLSAYEQRFVGKQMRTKPMEYSLVVGAVSDAYNKLGQNEKGYQYLLKSIETVDKRFNSFVKNLQTMGKEKAFRESEKVQVITPFYTYLFDVMNPYDSTYSKEKEAQITNAIMKATQ; encoded by the coding sequence ATGAAAAACTGGTCTTTTAAACAGTGGAATACCATTTTAGGATGGGTTATCTTTGCTATTGCTTTCATCACTTATTTATCAACCATAGAGCATAATTTCAGTTTTTGGGACACGGGAGAATATATTGCTTCTGCTACAAAACTCGAGGTTACCCATGCTCCCGGTGCTGCGCTTTTTCAGCTGGTAGGAGCTGTTGCAGCGATGTTTGCTTTTGGTAATGGTGAGAATTATTCGATCGTTATTAATGCAATGTCAGCGCTTTTCAGTGCGTTCACTATTTTGTTCCTGTTCTGGATCATCACGCATTTGGTGCGCAGGCTTCTGAATAAAGATTTTGATGAAATTACCAAACACCAGGAAATCTCAATATTATTTGCGGGGGCGATAGGAGCTTTTTGTTTCACTTTTTCTGATACATTTTGGTTTTCTGCGGTGGAGGGCGAGGTTTATTCAATGGCAACCTTATTTATTGCGCTTCTACTTTGGCTAATTACCAAATGGGAAAACGAATATCATGATTCTGATAACGAACGATGGATTATTTTAATTTTCTTCGTAACCGGTCTTTCTGTAGGAGTTCACATGATGGGCATGCTTGCCATTCCGGCGGTATGTTTAATTTATTACGCAAGAAATTATACGTTTACCTGGAAAAGTTTTCTTTGGGCAAACGTATTCACTTTAGTCATTCTGGGAATTGTATTTAAAGGAATTTTCCCGTTAATAATGACGCTTTTCGGTAAAATGGAAATTTTTGCTGTAAATGGAATTGGCCTTCCTTTTCATTCCGGAACCATTATCGCGTTTATTTTGCTGATTGCTTTCTGCTATTTTGCTATTAATTATGCTAAAAAATCAAGGAAGAGCATTTATCAAACCGTTGCTTTATCGGTAGTTTACATGATGATTGGTTTCTCATGCTGGATGGTAATCCCGATCCGTGCGATTGCAAATCCTCCCATGAACCTTAATAATCCAGATAACGCCATTGGAATGCTCGATTACTATAACCGCGAGCAATATGGTGACTGGCCAACTTCTTATGGGCAGAATTACACAGCATATCTGGATGCAAACGGAATCCAGAAAAATGACGACGGAAGCTACAAAACCGAAAAAACTGGCGATGTTTACGAAAAAGATGAGCCAACCGGCACCTACCGTAAAGTAGGCGAGCGTTATAATTATATTTACAGCAAGGATCACGTTGGGTTTATGCCGAGAATGTTTAATGAAGATCAAGCCGTGATGGCCAACTATATATCGATGTATGGCGCACCGGATTTTTCATTTAACTACGCCAATGAAGACGTTGCCGACAGTCCTGAAGCAAAACAGATTTTCGAGGAATTACGCCAGAAATATGAAGAGGGAAGTATAAAAGTTGAAGATTACCTCAAGGTAAAACCTTATAATTTAATCAATGTTCAGAAGCCTTCCTTATCGCAGAATTTAGATTATTTCTTCACTTTTCAAAACGGATACTATTTTGTAAGATATCTGATGTGGAATTTTGTTGGAAGACAGAATGATCTGGAAGGACACATGGAAAACAACCGAGGAAACTGGATTTCAGGTATTCCTTTTGTAGATAATGCCATGTGGGGCGACCAAAGTAAAATGCCCGCAAAATTCAAAAACGAAAGTACAGTAGCCTTTTTCTTTTTACCACTTTTATTGGGTTTGATTGGTTTCTTCTTCCAGCTGAACCGCGATTTTGGCAGGTTTTACGCAATCCTTTCACTATTTGTAATCACAAGTGTCGGAATTATTTTCTATACCGGCGTTAAGCCCTTTGAAGTTCGGGAACGAGATTACGCGATGGTTGCCTCATTCTTTGCCTTTTCGGTATGGATAGGTTTGGGTGCAGCTGCAATACTTTGGTTCATTCAGGAAAAAGTAAAATCCAATGCAGTAAATGTTGTGGCAGGAATTGTATTGATGGGAATTCCTTTCATGATGGGATTCCAGAACTATAATGTACACGACAGAAGCGGCAGAAGCGCGGCTTATGATTACGCGTATTCGACATTGAAATCGCTTCCGAAAAATGATATTCTTTTTGTTTATGGCGATAATGATACGTATCCGATTTGGGGAATGCAGGAAACTTCGGGCATGCGTGATGACGTAAAAGTGGTGAATTTCACCTTGCTTTCGACACCGTGGAATATCGATCAGGTAAAGAGAAGAACCTATAATTCAATGCCTGTACCGTCTGTCCTTAACCATGAGGATTACCGCGACGGGACCAACGATCAGGTTTACCTTATGAGTCCGGAAGACTGGAAAAACGTCTTTGCCAACCTGAAAGATCAGGGTGCTCCGGAAACAGCTTTTGCAGGATTCAGAAAGTTTATGACTCAGGATTCTATGACAATGAAAGAAGCGGTAGATTTCATTAAAGTAAAATCAGAAGATAAAGACGAAATCCTGAAGATGCTTTTCGGTGAAGCGAAATATGAGAAATTTAATTTCCTTCCCGTTTCTAAATTTATTTTGCCGGTAAACAAAGCCAATGCAGTGAAATCAGGAACTATTGAAGCGAAAGATGCCGCGCTGGCAGTCGATAAAATCACCATCGAATACAAGAGCAACAGTATGTTCAAAAACAATTTGATCCTGCTTGATATTCTTGCCAATTTCGACTGGAACAGACCGATTAATTTCTCCACAGGCGGAATTTACGATCCGGAAAACATCTTCTATCTTGGTAATTATCTACAGTTTGATGGTTTCAGTTACCGTCTTGTTCCAATCAATACTCCGGAACGTGAAGATGGTGAAATGGGTAGAGTAGATGCTAATTCACTATACAACATCGTTAAAAATTACCGTTGGGGAAATTTCAAGGATTTAAGCGTTCATTTTGATGAAACCTGCACACAGAATATTGTAAGCTACAGAAGTTCTGCAAGCCGCGCAGCCGAAGCTTTGGCACTTTCGGGACAGAAAAATAAAGCTTTGGAAATGCTTGATATGGCTTCCCGAGAAATTCCTGTTGAAAAATACAATGATCCCCGTTCACTGAGTTCAATGGTTTACGGATATATCGTTTCAGGTCAGGAGCAGAAAGGTCTGAAACTGGCTGAAGAGCTGAAAAAAGGAATCTTCGAGGAGTATGATTATTATAGCAGTCTTTCAGCTTATGAGCAGCGATTTGTAGGAAAACAGATGCGCACAAAACCAATGGAATATTCTCTGGTTGTGGGAGCAGTTTCAGATGCATACAATAAATTGGGACAAAACGAAAAAGGCTACCAGTATCTTTTAAAATCCATTGAAACGGTGGATAAACGCTTCAACAGTTTCGTGAAGAATCTACAGACCATGGGCAAGGAAAAAGCCTTTAGAGAATCTGAAAAAGTACAGGTAATTACTCCGTTTTACACTTATTTATTTGATGTGATGAACCCGTATGATTCAACGTATTCCAAAGAGAAAGAGGCTCAGATTACCAATGCGATCATGAAGGCTACGCAATAA
- a CDS encoding DUF1697 domain-containing protein, with translation MKYCAFLRGVNVNGTSLKMAEVIKVFSDAGMKDVSTVLASGNILFSSDKKPSELKKILEKAMSHYFEYEAFLFLKNQDEIAEILNNNPFSKADDLHIYVFVGTEGSENILLEEFTNAKKAEKERAEIVANTFYWQVPKGSTLDSSFGKILGKKQLKDKISSRNINTFDKIFIKLK, from the coding sequence ATGAAATACTGTGCTTTTCTTCGCGGAGTGAATGTTAACGGTACTTCCTTGAAGATGGCAGAAGTCATTAAAGTGTTTTCTGATGCCGGAATGAAAGATGTTTCTACCGTTCTTGCATCAGGAAACATTTTGTTTTCGTCGGATAAAAAACCTTCGGAACTGAAGAAAATTTTAGAGAAAGCGATGTCGCATTATTTCGAATATGAGGCTTTTCTTTTTCTGAAAAACCAGGATGAAATAGCTGAAATTCTAAACAATAATCCATTCAGCAAGGCTGATGATCTGCATATCTATGTTTTTGTGGGAACAGAAGGTTCGGAAAATATTCTGCTCGAAGAATTTACAAATGCAAAAAAAGCAGAAAAAGAAAGAGCTGAAATTGTTGCAAACACCTTTTACTGGCAGGTTCCCAAAGGAAGTACGCTGGATTCCAGCTTCGGAAAAATTTTAGGAAAAAAGCAGTTAAAAGATAAAATCTCCTCCCGAAATATCAATACCTTTGATAAAATATTTATTAAACTTAAATAA
- the kdsA gene encoding 3-deoxy-8-phosphooctulonate synthase, which produces MIQYLDNIHHKDSKNFFLIAGPCIIEGEDMALRIAEKVVELTNKYEIPYIFKGSFKKANRSRVDSFTTIGEEKSLEILKKVGETFNIPTTTDIHENEHAALAANYVDVLQIPAFLVRQTDLLIAAAKTNKCVTLKKGQFLSPESMQFAVQKVTDSGNPKTAIIERGNSFGYTDLVVDFRGIPTMRAYAPVILDVTHSLQQPNQNSGVTGGRPELIETIAKAGIAVGADGLFIETHPDPSCALSDGANMLQLDKLEDLLQKLTRVRQAIL; this is translated from the coding sequence ATGATTCAGTACTTAGATAATATTCATCATAAAGACTCGAAAAATTTCTTCCTTATCGCCGGTCCGTGCATTATCGAAGGTGAAGATATGGCGCTGAGAATCGCTGAAAAAGTAGTAGAACTTACCAATAAATATGAAATCCCTTATATCTTCAAAGGAAGTTTCAAAAAAGCAAACCGCAGCCGTGTAGATTCTTTCACCACGATTGGTGAAGAAAAATCTCTGGAAATCCTGAAGAAAGTAGGCGAGACTTTCAATATTCCAACAACAACAGATATTCACGAAAACGAACATGCGGCTTTGGCTGCAAATTATGTAGATGTTCTACAGATTCCGGCTTTTTTGGTACGCCAAACCGACTTGCTTATTGCTGCAGCAAAAACCAATAAATGTGTTACGCTGAAAAAAGGCCAGTTTCTCTCCCCGGAATCCATGCAGTTCGCGGTACAGAAGGTTACAGATTCAGGCAATCCAAAAACGGCCATTATCGAACGTGGAAATTCTTTTGGTTATACCGATTTGGTCGTTGATTTCCGTGGAATTCCTACCATGAGAGCATATGCACCCGTAATTTTAGATGTTACGCATTCGCTTCAGCAACCCAATCAAAATTCGGGGGTTACAGGCGGAAGACCGGAACTTATTGAAACCATTGCAAAAGCGGGAATTGCCGTAGGTGCAGATGGACTTTTCATAGAAACTCATCCGGATCCAAGCTGTGCGCTTTCTGATGGAGCCAATATGCTTCAACTTGATAAACTGGAAGATCTGCTTCAAAAATTAACCCGCGTACGACAGGCCATCCTCTAA
- a CDS encoding TonB-dependent receptor plug domain-containing protein: MNILFVNAERETQIQEVVFQKKGKPKVTDLTSIEISAKEAQQVASLSGGVEGLIKTLPSVNSNTELSSQYMVRGGNYDENLIYINDIEIYRPFLIRNSLQEGMSIINPDMVQAINFSPGGFEAKYGDKMSSALNIYYRQPTKFEVAGEASLIGGRLSTGLASKNRKLSALFSGRYRNTNLVLNTLNEDTDFNPQYMDFQSYINYKLNEKWDFSFIGYWSKNDYEMVPKVKEVDFGSLQTPLKLSVFYNGQEDDQYKNMMGTASVNFKPNKKWTFTLDNFAYQNREREYYSIASGYMLQTFDPVTGAPITSYDVGGQIDHARNDLLVKTYGSQLKTRFSPDVNTDFEVGLKFEKENLKDFTNEWQLVDSLGYSTPRDYTNPGVLDPSQLRLRFHIAGENHIQPTRLSGYAQYSKKFFWGQNRVFVNAGVRASHWDFNDETIISPRAQFAIKPDWEMDMLFKISGGIYYQSPFYKEIKDLDGNFNSNIKSQRSTQVILANDYEFRMAERPFKLTTEVYYKKMDNLIPYYLDNVRIRYSGANNSEGYAYGLDTRLFGEFVPGVDSWISASYARVYENIEGRGYIPRPTDPRFRFSMFYQDYMPKFPSMRVNLTLTYANGLPSGTPISLDANGKPDFEAPYKYQRTLPSYKRVDIGLSKVFIDQKDNKVNSGFWSNFNELVLGVQIFNAFNISNTVANQWVNDVSTGYNYPVPVRLTGRFFNVKLEFKL, from the coding sequence GTGAACATTTTGTTCGTGAATGCTGAAAGAGAAACCCAAATTCAGGAAGTGGTTTTCCAGAAAAAAGGTAAACCTAAAGTAACGGATTTAACTTCTATTGAAATCTCTGCAAAAGAAGCTCAGCAGGTTGCATCGCTTTCAGGTGGAGTTGAAGGACTGATCAAAACTTTACCGTCAGTAAACTCAAACACGGAACTATCTTCCCAGTATATGGTTCGCGGCGGAAACTATGATGAAAACCTTATCTACATTAATGACATTGAAATTTACAGGCCTTTTTTAATCCGGAATTCTTTACAGGAAGGGATGAGTATCATCAACCCTGATATGGTTCAGGCAATTAATTTCTCTCCTGGAGGTTTCGAGGCAAAATATGGTGATAAAATGTCTTCTGCATTAAATATTTATTACCGTCAGCCTACAAAATTTGAAGTGGCGGGCGAGGCAAGTTTAATAGGCGGTAGGCTTTCAACAGGCTTAGCAAGCAAGAACAGGAAACTTTCTGCGCTGTTTTCAGGCCGTTATAGAAATACGAACCTGGTACTGAATACTTTGAATGAAGATACTGATTTTAATCCTCAGTACATGGATTTTCAGTCTTATATCAATTATAAACTGAATGAAAAGTGGGACTTTTCGTTTATCGGATACTGGAGTAAAAATGATTACGAAATGGTTCCGAAAGTAAAGGAAGTGGATTTCGGAAGCTTACAGACTCCTTTAAAACTGAGCGTTTTTTACAACGGGCAGGAAGATGACCAATATAAAAATATGATGGGCACCGCGTCTGTCAACTTTAAACCAAATAAAAAATGGACCTTTACTCTTGATAATTTCGCTTACCAAAACCGTGAAAGAGAATATTACTCCATCGCTTCAGGATATATGCTGCAGACTTTTGATCCGGTAACCGGAGCGCCAATTACTTCTTATGATGTTGGCGGGCAGATTGATCACGCAAGAAATGATTTATTGGTAAAAACCTATGGCTCACAGTTAAAAACACGTTTTTCACCTGATGTAAATACAGATTTCGAGGTAGGTTTAAAATTCGAAAAAGAAAACCTGAAAGATTTCACCAATGAATGGCAACTCGTAGATTCATTAGGTTACAGCACTCCGCGAGATTATACCAATCCGGGGGTTCTGGATCCGTCTCAACTACGTCTTCGCTTCCATATTGCAGGTGAAAATCATATCCAGCCTACCAGACTTTCAGGATATGCTCAATATTCTAAGAAATTTTTCTGGGGTCAGAACAGAGTTTTTGTAAATGCCGGGGTTCGTGCATCTCACTGGGATTTCAACGATGAAACCATTATTTCGCCCAGAGCGCAGTTTGCCATCAAACCTGATTGGGAAATGGATATGCTCTTTAAAATTTCGGGAGGAATTTATTACCAGTCGCCTTTCTATAAAGAAATTAAAGATCTTGACGGCAACTTTAATTCCAACATCAAATCGCAGCGTTCCACGCAGGTGATTTTAGCCAACGATTATGAATTCAGAATGGCTGAAAGACCTTTTAAATTAACTACGGAAGTTTACTATAAGAAAATGGATAACCTGATTCCGTATTATCTTGATAACGTAAGAATTCGCTATTCCGGAGCCAATAATTCTGAAGGTTACGCTTACGGACTTGATACAAGATTGTTCGGTGAATTTGTTCCAGGTGTAGATTCGTGGATTTCCGCAAGTTATGCGCGCGTTTACGAAAATATCGAAGGCCGTGGTTATATCCCGAGACCAACTGATCCCCGATTCAGATTTTCCATGTTCTATCAGGATTATATGCCTAAATTTCCTTCGATGCGTGTAAATCTTACTTTGACTTATGCGAACGGACTTCCTTCGGGAACACCGATTTCTTTAGACGCGAACGGAAAACCTGATTTTGAAGCGCCATATAAATACCAGAGAACTTTACCTTCTTATAAAAGAGTTGATATAGGTTTGTCTAAAGTTTTCATCGATCAGAAAGACAATAAAGTAAACAGCGGTTTCTGGAGTAACTTTAATGAACTTGTTTTAGGAGTACAGATTTTTAATGCTTTCAACATCAGCAATACGGTAGCTAACCAATGGGTTAATGATGTTTCTACAGGCTATAATTATCCGGTTCCTGTACGGTTAACGGGAAGATTCTTTAACGTGAAACTTGAATTTAAACTTTAA